The Corynebacterium renale genome includes a region encoding these proteins:
- a CDS encoding FUSC family protein: protein MPAVKLSTRDRLKIVDKSFHSRLRRVRKRLWPIVQSALAATIAYWVAVHVAGHPYPFFAPISAVIILGLTGGERMKRALEMSLGCVLGVGLADLVIPLLGPGVWQLGVAVGIALVVASFLSASPLVNNQMAIGSILISVTVPIAGAPTAPGGPDRMVDAIIGSITGLVVIAFLPSSPLAAGRQELSKVLTIASSVLGDVAKALKDGDEKTLAAALNAVRDTQGDIDKMLDAAKIGKESTTLSPLLWASRRRVRILERIVMPLDNCVRNCRVLARRAVTLTEDDDEVSPTQIELIDELSDITLALSEVYEAKPEVSEATQIPLIVNQLRALGARTGMEVAEGRVLSAYALLAQTRSIIVDLLQVCGMSRESALAVLEPTSSTPAYPPEIYDD, encoded by the coding sequence ATGCCTGCAGTGAAGTTAAGCACCCGCGATCGTCTGAAAATCGTGGATAAGTCTTTCCATTCGCGCCTGCGCAGGGTACGCAAGCGCCTGTGGCCGATCGTGCAGTCGGCGCTGGCCGCGACGATCGCATACTGGGTGGCAGTCCACGTGGCCGGCCACCCGTACCCGTTTTTCGCCCCGATTTCCGCGGTGATCATCCTCGGGTTGACCGGCGGCGAGCGCATGAAGCGCGCGCTCGAGATGTCGCTGGGCTGCGTCCTGGGTGTGGGGTTGGCGGATCTGGTTATCCCTCTGCTGGGCCCCGGGGTGTGGCAGCTTGGGGTGGCGGTGGGGATTGCGCTGGTCGTGGCCTCGTTTCTTAGCGCTTCGCCGCTGGTGAATAACCAGATGGCGATCGGTTCGATCCTCATTTCGGTCACGGTGCCGATCGCCGGCGCTCCCACCGCGCCCGGCGGCCCGGACCGCATGGTCGACGCCATCATCGGCTCCATAACAGGCCTGGTGGTGATTGCTTTCTTGCCGTCCTCACCACTTGCCGCGGGCAGGCAGGAACTGTCGAAGGTGCTCACGATTGCGTCTTCAGTGCTTGGCGACGTCGCCAAGGCCCTCAAAGACGGGGACGAAAAAACCCTCGCCGCCGCGCTCAATGCCGTCCGGGATACCCAGGGCGATATTGACAAAATGTTGGACGCCGCGAAGATCGGCAAGGAATCCACCACCCTTTCGCCACTGTTGTGGGCGTCGCGGCGGCGGGTGCGCATCCTGGAACGCATCGTCATGCCCCTGGACAACTGCGTGCGCAACTGCCGCGTGCTGGCGCGCCGGGCGGTCACGCTCACGGAGGACGACGACGAGGTTTCGCCGACGCAGATCGAACTCATCGACGAACTCTCCGACATCACGCTCGCCCTATCCGAGGTCTACGAGGCAAAACCCGAGGTCTCCGAGGCGACGCAAATCCCGCTGATCGTAAACCAGCTGCGCGCGCTGGGGGCGCGGACAGGGATGGAGGTCGCTGAAGGGCGTGTTCTATCCGCGTACGCGCTGTTGGCACAGACACGGTCGATCATCGTAGACCTGCTGCAAGTATGCGGCATGTCCCGTGAATCCGCGTTGGCGGTACTGGAGCCGACTTCGTCTACTCCAGCGTATCCTCCAGAGATTTACGACGACTAG
- a CDS encoding adenylosuccinate synthase, which produces MAAIVIVGAQWGDEGKGKATDILGGHVDFVVKPNGGNNAGHTVVVGGEKYELKLLPAGVLSENATPVLGNGVVINLEALFDEIDGLEARGANASRLRISANAHLVAPYHQVLDRVQERFLGKRAIGTTGRGIGPTYADKVSRIGIRVQDVFDESILRQKIESALDIKNQTLVKMYNRKAIVAEEIVQYFLSYRDRLEPMVIDAERLLNEGLDAGKTILMEGGQATMLDVDHGTYPFVTSSNPTAGGACVGSGVGPTKITSSLGIIKAYTTRVGAGPFPTELFDEWGEHLRNTGGEFGVNTGRPRRCGWYDSVVARYASRVNGFTDLFVTKLDVLTGIGDIPICVAYDVDGKRFDEMPMTQSDFHHAKPIYETMPAWDEDISDCRTFDELPEKAQNYLRRLEELSGCRISYVGVGPGRDQTIVLHDVLES; this is translated from the coding sequence ATGGCTGCAATCGTGATCGTGGGCGCCCAGTGGGGCGACGAGGGTAAAGGTAAGGCCACCGACATTCTCGGCGGGCACGTTGACTTCGTGGTGAAGCCAAACGGCGGTAATAATGCGGGCCACACCGTGGTCGTCGGCGGTGAAAAGTATGAGCTCAAGCTGCTGCCCGCAGGTGTTTTGAGCGAAAACGCGACCCCGGTTTTGGGCAACGGTGTTGTCATTAACCTGGAGGCGCTTTTCGACGAAATCGATGGCCTCGAAGCACGCGGAGCCAACGCCTCCCGCCTGCGCATTTCCGCGAACGCCCACCTGGTTGCCCCGTACCACCAGGTGCTCGACCGCGTCCAGGAACGCTTCCTGGGCAAGCGCGCGATCGGCACCACCGGCCGTGGCATTGGCCCGACCTACGCCGATAAGGTTTCCCGCATTGGTATCCGCGTCCAGGACGTCTTCGACGAGTCGATCCTGCGCCAGAAGATTGAATCCGCGCTGGACATCAAGAACCAGACCCTGGTCAAGATGTACAACCGCAAGGCAATCGTCGCCGAGGAAATCGTCCAGTACTTCCTGAGCTACCGCGACCGCCTGGAACCCATGGTCATCGACGCAGAACGCCTGCTCAACGAAGGCCTCGACGCCGGCAAGACCATCCTCATGGAAGGCGGCCAGGCCACCATGCTGGACGTCGACCACGGCACCTACCCATTCGTGACCTCCTCCAACCCGACCGCCGGCGGCGCTTGCGTCGGTTCCGGTGTTGGCCCGACCAAGATCACCAGCTCCCTGGGCATCATCAAGGCGTACACCACCCGCGTGGGCGCTGGCCCGTTCCCCACTGAGCTTTTCGACGAGTGGGGCGAGCACCTGCGCAACACCGGTGGAGAATTCGGCGTCAACACTGGCCGCCCACGCCGCTGCGGCTGGTACGACTCCGTGGTGGCCCGCTACGCTTCCCGCGTCAACGGCTTCACCGACCTGTTCGTGACCAAGCTGGACGTGCTTACCGGCATCGGCGACATCCCCATCTGCGTGGCCTACGACGTCGACGGCAAGCGCTTCGACGAAATGCCCATGACCCAGTCCGACTTCCACCACGCGAAGCCCATCTACGAAACCATGCCGGCCTGGGACGAGGACATCTCCGACTGCCGCACCTTCGACGAACTCCCCGAGAAGGCACAGAATTACCTGCGCCGCCTCGAGGAACTATCCGGCTGCCGCATCTCCTACGTGGGTGTCGGCCCAGGCCGCGACCAGACGATCGTCCTGCACGACGTCCTCGAATCCTAG
- a CDS encoding amidohydrolase, with protein sequence MTIHAALNKFLESTRARREETYIWFHQHPELAFQEHETSGRIADELRRLGVDPIAVGQTGQVGVVSNGEGPTVLMRADFDGLPVAEESGKPYAADVELGRMHACGHDFHVTWLLAATEFLSTHRDLWKGTFIALFQPAEEIGQGALDMVNSGLIDAIPAPEVAFSQHVFADVPGGHVAACAGPAMSATANTRVTILGRGGHGSMPHTTIDPVVIAGHIITRLQTIVARELAPGEFGVVTIGAVHGGENANVIADSVRLEINTRAYNDAVHAKIWAAIDRIVRAECAAAGCEREPIIDRWTEVPVTDNDAAVTAQVMDSFREIFGERAGEFTPSTGSEDFSHLPNAWGIPYCYWGVGGFAAEDAPSNHSPQFAPDLHPTLDLGTQAIIAGVAPWLTQ encoded by the coding sequence ATGACAATTCACGCAGCCCTCAACAAATTCCTCGAATCCACCCGCGCGCGGCGCGAAGAGACCTACATCTGGTTCCACCAGCACCCGGAGCTGGCTTTCCAGGAGCATGAAACCTCCGGCCGCATTGCCGACGAACTGCGTCGCCTCGGCGTGGACCCAATCGCGGTCGGCCAGACCGGCCAGGTGGGCGTGGTCAGCAACGGCGAGGGCCCGACGGTACTCATGCGCGCCGACTTCGATGGCCTGCCCGTCGCCGAAGAATCCGGCAAGCCCTACGCCGCCGACGTCGAGCTGGGGCGCATGCACGCGTGCGGCCACGACTTCCACGTCACCTGGCTACTCGCCGCCACGGAATTCCTTTCCACCCACCGTGACCTGTGGAAAGGCACGTTCATTGCCCTGTTCCAGCCGGCGGAGGAAATCGGCCAGGGCGCCCTAGACATGGTCAATTCTGGGCTTATCGACGCCATCCCCGCCCCCGAAGTAGCGTTCTCCCAGCACGTTTTCGCGGACGTCCCCGGCGGACACGTCGCTGCGTGCGCGGGCCCAGCAATGAGCGCCACGGCGAACACGCGCGTCACCATTCTGGGACGCGGCGGGCACGGCTCCATGCCGCACACCACCATCGACCCCGTGGTGATCGCGGGGCATATTATTACCCGCCTGCAAACGATCGTGGCGCGTGAACTAGCACCCGGCGAGTTCGGAGTGGTGACCATCGGCGCTGTTCATGGTGGTGAAAACGCGAACGTTATCGCCGATTCAGTCCGCCTGGAGATCAATACCCGCGCGTACAACGACGCCGTCCACGCAAAGATTTGGGCCGCAATCGACCGGATCGTGCGTGCCGAGTGCGCAGCCGCCGGCTGCGAACGCGAACCCATCATCGACCGGTGGACCGAAGTTCCCGTCACCGACAACGATGCGGCCGTCACCGCGCAGGTCATGGATTCCTTCCGCGAGATTTTCGGGGAACGCGCGGGCGAGTTCACGCCGTCGACAGGCTCGGAAGACTTCTCCCACCTCCCGAACGCCTGGGGCATCCCCTACTGCTACTGGGGCGTAGGCGGATTCGCGGCCGAGGACGCACCGAGCAACCACTCCCCGCAATTCGCCCCGGACCTGCACCCGACCCTGGATTTAGGCACGCAGGCAATTATCGCCGGCGTGGCCCCCTGGTTGACCCAGTAA
- a CDS encoding amidohydrolase gives MDELFEHLATTREAREELYVWFHQHPELSMQEVQTRARISKELMRMGLEPQECGGGVVAVVRNGEGPTVLVRADFDALPMAEESGKTYAADPELGRMHSCGHDVHTTALLGATETLATCTDAWSGTFIALFQPGEEIAAGAQSMLDDGLADLIPTPDVALAQHVLTGLPGGCVGGVPGPFLSTAKNITVRIQGKGGHGSMPHLAVDPVVIASSTVMRLQTIVARELAPGTFGVVTVGSVQAGTSANIIPDSATLQINIRAFDESVAQHLTESIERIARSEAAAAGAPEPTFEYSNFYPLTDNDPQAAGKVMDAFRATFGEQAVPFEGAQASEDFSVIPRALGVPYFYWGLGGFAAPENAPGNHNPAFAPDMQPTLDRGSEAILAAAGAWLIP, from the coding sequence ATGGATGAACTGTTTGAACACTTAGCTACCACCCGCGAAGCCCGCGAGGAACTGTACGTCTGGTTCCACCAGCACCCGGAGCTGTCCATGCAGGAGGTGCAGACCCGCGCCCGCATCTCCAAAGAGCTGATGCGCATGGGCCTGGAGCCGCAGGAATGCGGGGGTGGCGTCGTAGCGGTCGTGCGCAACGGGGAGGGGCCGACGGTGCTGGTGCGCGCCGACTTCGACGCCCTGCCCATGGCGGAGGAATCCGGCAAGACCTACGCCGCCGACCCCGAGCTGGGCCGTATGCATTCATGCGGCCACGACGTCCACACGACCGCCCTGCTCGGCGCCACGGAAACCCTAGCCACCTGCACGGACGCGTGGTCGGGCACGTTCATTGCCCTGTTCCAGCCCGGCGAAGAAATTGCGGCCGGCGCGCAGTCCATGCTTGACGACGGCCTCGCCGACCTCATCCCCACCCCCGACGTCGCCTTAGCGCAGCACGTCCTCACCGGCCTGCCGGGCGGTTGCGTGGGCGGTGTCCCTGGGCCTTTCCTGTCCACTGCGAAGAACATCACCGTACGGATCCAGGGCAAGGGCGGGCACGGTTCGATGCCGCACCTTGCGGTGGACCCGGTGGTGATTGCGTCCTCGACGGTTATGCGCCTGCAGACGATCGTCGCCCGCGAACTGGCACCTGGAACGTTTGGCGTGGTCACGGTAGGTTCTGTGCAGGCGGGGACGAGCGCGAACATCATCCCCGATTCGGCGACGCTGCAGATTAATATCCGCGCTTTCGACGAGTCCGTAGCCCAGCACCTCACAGAGTCCATCGAACGGATCGCGCGCTCCGAGGCTGCGGCCGCCGGCGCGCCGGAGCCCACGTTCGAATACTCGAACTTCTACCCGCTCACCGACAATGACCCCCAGGCAGCCGGCAAGGTCATGGACGCTTTCCGTGCCACGTTCGGCGAGCAGGCGGTTCCGTTTGAGGGCGCGCAGGCTTCTGAAGACTTCTCTGTGATCCCCCGGGCGCTTGGCGTGCCCTATTTCTACTGGGGTTTGGGTGGTTTCGCCGCCCCCGAGAACGCTCCGGGAAACCACAACCCCGCGTTTGCCCCCGATATGCAGCCCACGTTGGACCGCGGTTCGGAAGCTATCCTCGCCGCGGCCGGCGCGTGGCTAATCCCCTAG